In Babesia microti strain RI chromosome IV, complete genome, the sequence CATTCAATCCAATTAAGTAATCACAATCTTTCACCTCATACAAACACTTAAAGGGAGTCAATTTTctctaaattatatgtgaGAATGGTACCTCCCCATTATTTGGCAATGATGAACTAGTTACTTGTAGGCATaaccaattatatattgatcTAAAATCTTCCAACGCCATTCCTTGATGTACCAATTGTCCCGAGTGTACAAGTGACAATTGTTTAATCTcactaaatttatcaagtAAATGTGTTGAAAACAATTCTATATCCAAACAGATTTTAGGGTTAAGAATAACTGTATAGATGAAATCTAAATCTGAAATTTCTGTTTAAATTACCCTTACTAAGGTCAATTAATGGATGATTGGCGGATAAGTAAGCGGGGAGGAATGAGTTTAGTAATGTTTGTAATGTTTGACGATTAATATCCCTAGGAGATCCGTGAAGCAGTTTAAATGTTGAAGCAAATGTTGTGATAATCTGTGTTAATTTTCTGCTAgagtttatttatttattgaacccaacaattttaataaagGAAATGTCAATGATAAAAAAAGACCCACATTCTTTAACTTGAAATCCAAAGCTGTGCCATTTCGAAGCTGATCATTAATATCTAAATTCTTGGAATCGTTTTTGAAGTCCTGTATTAAAACTATGATTACCATTGCAACAAACAAGTCTTTTTCCCATTCATGCAAAGCAATTgtgaaaaattttgtttttataatttctaCTGGCTTAACAGACCCAAAAGACCTTCCAAGGCGTATTAATCCTTCAATAAGTCCTGAATGTAGGCACAATTCTTTGAAATTAGAATGTGGATGCCAAAACAAGAGCTTATATTCCTGCAATTGATCATCTGTAGCATGTTTATCGGGATGAACAAttgaaatatcaaaaaCAATTGTTGAAGAAAGAccaatataattttcactCTTCATATTCCTTCACTGGTGTAATTGCCCTGTATGTTGCTGAATGAAAAGTTGAATACCTAGGGAAAATAGAGCGGATGAAATAAGATAAGAAAAAATGCGATCTGAGGGTTTTGTAAACCTCCTTGAACAACTTATAGCATAAGCACCTAGGCCTGTAAAAAGAATTGTTCCGGTTATGCGGCAAAAATAGCAATccttaacaattttatctgGCGGTGACAATTCCTTTTCTTCATCCAAAtccattaaaaaataattctggtcatttttgtttttgtagtttaaaattattaattaatttactgTCAGTGAGATAGTGTGGAGCATGTATTATTTCAATAATAATGCCAAATCAAAGAATGGTAACATGTGTAAAAGTAGCCACAAATCTGATTGTGCCTCTTTGTACAGTTTCAGCAGTCAAAAACTACTGGACGATAGGCTTAAAAGGTCACTCGAGATTTTCGAAAAAAATCACACAAAACCTGATTCAGAAGGTACTGAGTGTAGTGGTACTAAGTGTGTTAGACGCTCCCAATATAAACCCACGGCCCAACCATTGCCTATCAACTTCCCTGTTAGATATGCAAATGATCAAACCCATGCATTTCAATACAGTCAAAATTCACAATCAAGCACATATTCTATTAGTTCTATAAATCATCACATCTCAACTGAACGAATTAATTCAGCGAATAATAATACTAACTACAGCTATAACAACTGTACCAATGTGAATTCcacaaaaaaattatataatacaatttttattgaaCTAAAAACCAGAATAGAAGGTGAGTAAAATATATCGCATTCAACTTTGCCGAAAAACTAACATAGCATTGGAAAGTGATATCAAATCATTACAACAAGAGTTATACGGGTCTaacattgatatatttgctAGACCTATTGTTATGCATAGGAGATTGCTCTAATTGGATGTTTTTGTTGCGAAATGCCGATTCTTTTGCATGCAGACTTCATCCAAGATTACTCCAATGACGATAAAGAAACCACAGCACCTCCGTCTACTACCATAAGTTATCTAGTGAATGCCACAGGAGAGCTGATGGAGAAAGATATTAAACAGAGGTTAGCATTGAAGGAGAGGGTTGAAATTTTACGCGAATTAAAGAGCGCAGTTATTGATGACTTTGAAAAGGAAAGATCGAATTTCAAAACTGAAGAGTTAAGGACACATGTATGTGTTGACGAAGAGTTTCCacttaaaaattgtttaatggaCTTCAAAAGCATCACATCTGAGAAACAATTCGACCACCTCATTTCCTGCTATCATCACCTAGACGCTTATGAGGCATGTGTCAGAAGAAATAGTGGTTAGTTTTCCATGTAAAATTGACACATtgtaaatcatttgttgtaatcaattgtattttttaatcttaattatttttggtGGTACTTGTACGCTGTAGTGTATATAGTGGAAGTTCCTAATATAACTGTTCTGTGttgaacaaaattttcTCACAGAAGTTTTTTaagaaaaatatataatattaaacataAGATCAATTAAAATAGCCCATATATGCAAATAAAAAAGTGGTGTTTACTATACGTTGGTATATATTGACTTTGGCTATAGGGAGAAATATACTagaattttaaatgataGATAAAGCTAATTATGTCAGAATAGTTAGAGAAGGAATAAGTTATAGCTAAGGGATTAAGTAATATTATAGTGAAGGATTGTGGCAACTATGTATTTTCAGCAAGAAATGTACAGACATTAGAGAATACAGAATATAGTAGtgagtatatataatttaaaattacactgtatgtaatattaatgaGAGAATGTGTGTGTAGAAGCAATAGGTATACAGGGGTGCTGGCAAATTTGGGGTGGGGCTGTTACTATGAATCTATTTAATCTAAGTGTGTTTTTGTTTTGGGGATTGTTGGCGGAAGGAAAACCCTCGCCACAGGGTATGCATATTTTCACCTAGTGGAAGGGCCAGTAATAGGCATTGACTTGGGTACAACCTATTCTTGTGTGGGCATATATCGTAACGGACGTGTAGAGATAATTACCAATGACATGGGCAATCGTATTACACCGTCATATGTCTCCTTCATTGGAGGAGAAAGGAAAGTTGGTATGTGTGAATTTACTTAGGCGATGTTGCAAAAAGTCTCGCTACTAGTAACTCCAAGAATACTGTATTTGACGCCAAGAGGTTGATCGGGAGAAAATTCCGCGATGAAGAGGTCCAAAGGGATAAGAAATTGCTACcatatgaaatatttgacaAGGttacaaatgattaatCATAGGATGGCAGGCCATATATAAGAATTGATGACAAAGGAAGCAAGGGCGAATTTGCCCCCGAAGAGATCAGTGCCTTAGTGCTTTCCAAAATGAAGAGCATGGCCGAAAACTTTCTCGGTCAGACAGTTAAAAATGCCGTTGTGACAGTTCCtgcatattttaatgatgCCCAGCGCCAAGCTACCAAAGATGCAGGTCAAATTGCTGGTTTGAATGTATTACGTATACTCAATGAACCCACAGCCGCTGCTATTGCTTATGGTCTTGACAATAAGGATGaagaaaaaaatattttggtCTATGATCTCGGTGGTGGTACTTTTGATGTTTCCCTACTTACAATTGACAACGGTGTATTTGAAGTCATAGCGACATCAGGAGATACTCACCTCGGCGGTGAAGATTTTGATCGTAATGTTATGGACCATTTTATAGCCCTAACTAAGTCACAACATGGGATTAACATTGCTACAGATGTACAAGCTGTACAAAAGCTCCGTAAGGAGGTTGAACAGTGTAAGAGAAAGTTATCATCTGCCCACAGTTGTAAAATTGAGATTGAAAATCTGATTGGTGACTTCAACTTCAGCCAAACCTTAACCAGAGCAAAATTCGAGAATCTGAATGAAGACCTGTTTAAGAGCACATTGGAACCAGTAAAGGACGTGTTAAACCAAGCCAAGCTTGAGAAATCTGATATCCATGACATAGTTCTAGTTGGTGGGTCAACCAGAATTCCTAAAATCCAGCAATTGATCAAGGATTTCTTCAATGGCAAAGAGCCCAACAAGGGTATTAACCCTGATGAAGCTGTTGCCTACGGAGCGGCAGTACAAGGCGGTATACTTGCTGGTGAATCTCACGATGAACTGGTACTTTTGGATGTGACTCCGCTATCACTGGGTATGTATTCAGCCAATGGAATATACTTGCCGTTTATACGCGTTGCTTATCACATGTATGAATTAGGATTGTCTATGTAAATAACcttatatttatactttAAGCTATGTCCATATCTATAACATGGTGTCATTGGTTGGCCTGTGTGCAATGCATATGTGATATGATATAcgtaaataaatgttatataattttgtattaaatgaaagtatttgtacacaaataaattaataatagtgGATGATtatctaatttaaattatttgaaaaatatctttTCGAAACATTATTATCTTACTATTTTACGTAGGTATCGAAACTGTTGGTGGCGTCATGACTAAGATTATCCCCCGTAACACTGTGGTTCCAACAAAGAAATCACAAATGTTCTCTACTTATATGGACAATCAAACCACCGTCACTATCCAAGTTTACCAAGGAGAACGTTCAATGACACAACACAATACTCTGCTCGGAAGATTTGACCTTACTGGTATTGCCCCTGCACCTCGTAACACTCCTCAAATCAATGTCACATTTGAAATCGACACTAATGGCATTGTGAGTGTATCAGCTGAGGATAAAGGTAGTGGTAAGAGTCAGAAAATTACCATAACCGCGGAACAAGGCAGGTTATCAAAGGCTGAGATTGAAAGAATGATCGAAGAGTCGGAGAGATATGCTCAGGAGGATAAGGAAATGATGGAACGTGTTGAATCCAAGAATACGCTTGATGGTTACATCGCTAGTATGAAGAGGAGTGTGGAAGATAAGGATAAGTTGGCTGATAAGATTGAGGAAGATGACAAGACCACAATTTTGAACGCCTTGAAAGATGCTGAGACGTGGCTTTTCCAAAATCCAGAGGCGGATACTGATGAGTATAAATCCAAACTCAAGTCACTGGAAGAAATTTGTAATcctattatacaaaaattgtacCAGGGCAATGCAGCCGGGGAATCCAATTATGATTCTTACGGGGATGAGTTATGAGATGATCATTGGACAATACTCAGGAATTGATTATCTAACACTAAAATCATACaattgaacaatttatatgtgTTAAGTAATTTTTATGACACATATAACTACTGTTTAGTACTAAGGTTGTGTGGAAATTTCTCGCTGACATTTTCGTAAGCgaatttttttattgatatttaagGCTAACTCTGTCAAAAAACTTCAAGAGAAGCGTCAACTCATAGTAGTATAGCCTATTGACTCATACATACCACTGGTTGGAAACATGTCATTAATTCTAGGGTTATATTTTGGACAATCCGAGAATaattcaaacaaatttgctaaataaatatgaaaccaattatttaaagttTTTTGCTAATTTAACATAATGCTAAATCAAGTGAGTTACAGCTATGTGTCTGAGCATGAAATAAGTAATTGagttttaaaaatattcgAATGAGTTGTAGACGTGTTTATGTGTAAGAATATTGTGTTTGTTAACATCTAAAGTTATTAATGTAACGAGAGGGATGTGAGTGCCTAGTTACGTTATATGTTAGTGGGGTTGGGGTAGAGATGATAAAGGGGCACGTTTATGTTTTGGGTGCCTTTACCATGTGAAGGAATTAAGTTTCCGAGCGCGTTTTGCGACTCTGCCCTACTAACATTTCAAGCAATCACTTTTAAGCgattttgttattttgaTCAACCATCTACACGGTGTTTTTCGCAATATTTACCCACATATTCAAACCTACAATCACAAGAAGAATCTTCAACGTCTTCTACAACTCACATTTCCACCAGTCACAATAATAACAACGTTTATTACAATAGTCGGTCCAATTTGTTGgctattaaaaataaagacaaaaaaaaattgctTATAAAGTCCCCAAACAATCCTATAAAAATGGAGGAATCcgttaaattattgtatcCTGGTTCTGATCAAGTAATAATCcttccaaaattttacagtgACGCAAATGTGAATAAGAAATCGGATTACTGGGATTATGAAAACTTCACTATTGAGTGGAACAACCCTGATGGATACCAAATCACGCGAAAGATAGGGAGAGGGAAGTATAGTGAAGTTTTTGAGGGAATTTGCGTTGATACTGGTGATAAATGTgtcatcaaaattttaaaaccTGTCAAGAAGAAGAAGATTAAACGCGAGATTAAGATACTGCAAAATCTCTGCGGCGGCCCAAACATAATCAAGCTATTAGACATAGTCAAAGATCCACAAAGCAGAACCCCATCTTTGATATTTGAGTATATTGATAACACAGATTTCAAGACTTTATACCCTACTTTAAGtgaagatgaaattaaatactaCATGTACCAGCTGCTTAAGGCGGTTGATTATTGTCACAGTCAGGGGATCATGCATAGGGATGTAAAACCACATAATGTGATGATCGATCATAAGAAAAAGGAATTGAGACTTATCGACTGGGGATTAGCTGAATTCTATCATCCAGCACAAGAATATAATGTTAGAGTGGCCAGCAGATATTATAAAGGGCCTGAATTACTGGTTGATATGCAAATTTACGATTATTCATTGGACATTTGGAGTATCGGATGTATGATAGCCGGACTGGTGTTTAAGAAAGAACCTTTCTTTTATGGCC encodes:
- a CDS encoding conserved Plasmodium protein, unknown function (overlaps_old_locusTagID:BBM_III06030), encoding MKSENYIGLSSTIVFDISIVHPDKHATDDQLQEYKLLFWHPHSNFKELCLHSGLIEGLIRLGRSFGSVKPVEIIKTKFFTIALHEWEKDLFVAMDFKNDSKNLDINDQLRNGTALDFKLKNIITTFASTFKLLHGSPRDINRQTLQTLLNSFLPAYLSANHPLIDLSKDLDFIYTVILNPKICLDIELFSTHLLDKFSEIKQLSLVHSGQLVHQGMALEDFRSIYNWLCLQVTSSSLPNNGERKLTPFKCLYEVKDCDYLIGLNGKNLFLPIISVSGNRRYHLSVLKYESLLLIMLLDDSLKYDINTKTLLNSIRESAKIDLGGMKGLYESIGSKFPATTELTMNYVTSESQGSLGPNGNNIMALSLYNLLRNLNNIQGTTDEINGTDNSEAVPICVHNASLKAGNITITSKMDVSNRLHIRM
- a CDS encoding conserved Plasmodium protein, unknown function (overlaps_old_locusTagID:BBM_III06030;~overlaps_old_locusTagID:BBM_III06035;~overlaps_old_locusTagID:BBM_III06040), whose amino-acid sequence is MDLDEEKELSPPDKIVKDCYFCRITGTILFTGLGAYAISCSRRFTKPSDRIFSYLISSALFSLATYRAITPVKEYEE
- a CDS encoding hypothetical protein (overlaps_old_locusTagID:BBM_III06040); this translates as MYYFNNNAKSKNGNMCKSSHKSDCASLYSFSSQKLLDDRLKRSLEIFEKNHTKPDSEGTECSGTKCVRRSQYKPTAQPLPINFPVRYANDQTHAFQYSQNSQSSTYSISSINHHISTERINSANNNTNYSYNNCTNVNSTKKLYNTIFIELKTRIEALESDIKSLQQELYGSNIDIFARPIVMHRRLL
- a CDS encoding hypothetical protein (overlaps_old_locusTagID:BBM_III06045) — protein: MPILLHADFIQDYSNDDKETTAPPSTTISYLVNATGELMEKDIKQRLALKERVEILRELKSAVIDDFEKERSNFKTEELRTHVCVDEEFPLKNCLMDFKSITSEKQFDHLISCYHHLDAYEACVRRNSG
- a CDS encoding heat shock 70kDa protein 5 (overlaps_old_locusTagID:BBM_III06050); this translates as MNLFNLSVFLFWGLLAEGKPSPQVEGPVIGIDLGTTYSCVGIYRNGRVEIITNDMGNRITPSYVSFIGGERKVGDVAKSLATSNSKNTVFDAKRLIGRKFRDEEVQRDKKLLPYEIFDKDGRPYIRIDDKGSKGEFAPEEISALVLSKMKSMAENFLGQTVKNAVVTVPAYFNDAQRQATKDAGQIAGLNVLRILNEPTAAAIAYGLDNKDEEKNILVYDLGGGTFDVSLLTIDNGVFEVIATSGDTHLGGEDFDRNVMDHFIALTKSQHGINIATDVQAVQKLRKEVEQCKRKLSSAHSCKIEIENLIGDFNFSQTLTRAKFENLNEDLFKSTLEPVKDVLNQAKLEKSDIHDIVLVGGSTRIPKIQQLIKDFFNGKEPNKGINPDEAVAYGAAVQGGILAGESHDELVLLDVTPLSLGIETVGGVMTKIIPRNTVVPTKKSQMFSTYMDNQTTVTIQVYQGERSMTQHNTLLGRFDLTGIAPAPRNTPQINVTFEIDTNGIVSVSAEDKGSGKSQKITITAEQGRLSKAEIERMIEESERYAQEDKEMMERVESKNTLDGYIASMKRSVEDKDKLADKIEEDDKTTILNALKDAETWLFQNPEADTDEYKSKLKSLEEICNPIIQKLYQGNAAGESNYDSYGDEL
- a CDS encoding CSNK2A, casein kinase II subunit alpha (overlaps_old_locusTagID:BBM_III06055): MFWVPLPCEGIKFPSAFCDSALLTFQAITFKRFCYFDQPSTRCFSQYLPTYSNLQSQEESSTSSTTHISTSHNNNNVYYNSRSNLLAIKNKDKKKLLIKSPNNPIKMEESVKLLYPGSDQVIILPKFYSDANVNKKSDYWDYENFTIEWNNPDGYQITRKIGRGKYSEVFEGICVDTGDKCVIKILKPVKKKKIKREIKILQNLCGGPNIIKLLDIVKDPQSRTPSLIFEYIDNTDFKTLYPTLSEDEIKYYMYQLLKAVDYCHSQGIMHRDVKPHNVMIDHKKKELRLIDWGLAEFYHPAQEYNVRVASRYYKGPELLVDMQIYDYSLDIWSIGCMIAGLVFKKEPFFYGHDNYDQLVKIAKVLGTDGLSKYLSKFGLQLGQQYQETMGVYPRRPWYKFITFENQNLATPEVIDLIDKMLVYDHTDRITPREAMQHPYFKGVQE